The genomic stretch CCCTCTCTCAGCCTACTACAGTTATCCCCGTGGAGAATACCCGTGTGGAGCTTCTCTTCCTTGACCTCTGCCTGTGCACCCATCGTcggcctctctctccctctccgccggcggccatggtggccaGCGCTGGGTGGGAGAGGGGTCTGGCTCCTAGTAGTTGTAGGTTCTTTAGTTTTAGTTTCTTCCCCGGCGAATAATCTGGCGGTCAGATCTGAAAcctctgttcttcttcctcctgccaTTTTTGGTCAGGGAGAGGTAGCGGTTGGCTCCTATGCTGACACCTCCCGGCCGGATCCATGGCGAGGAGTAGCTTCAGCTCTCTTTGCtccttttcccctcttttctcTTCTCTGAGTAAAGTAGGAGCCCCCAAATTTCTTGCCATGATTCGTCCCAGTCATCAAGGTGGTGGAGAGAGGGAGGAGGTGCAAGATCTGGATGGGATTTCTGCTGGTGCTACTGTCTCAGATCTTGGCCAAGAATTGAAGCTATGTCCTTCTCATCAAGGTGATGTTGAAGGCTGGATGATTGTCTTCTTTGGCTGTTGGGCGGTGGTCCAGGGGCAGGGGAGCCCCGAAACTACTCTCTGGAGGACATACGCGACAGTCATGGCTAGGCTATCGCCTTTGATGGTCAAAGGGCGACCCCTCCGCCCTCAGTCACCGGTAACGGTTTTTTCCGACCGGTGTTTGCAGGTGTAGGTTGTCATGCCATCAAGGAGGGCCCTTAGCTCCATCACAGCAAGCACCAGGAGCTCCGTCCCAAGTGGTAGCATTCCTGGCGGCGGTGTTCTTGGCTGTGGTGTGTGGCGGCGATGCGGTggagatggagctggacccgtttATGCTTTCTGTTTTAGATTTAGGGTACTTAGTGCAAAAAAGTGTGGACTTATTTGTAATTTTATTTTCCCTTATGGTCTAGTTTGTAAGATGTACTCCCACCGCTTTCAATTAATAGAGTTTCTCCGTCCTTCGGGACCGACCCCCTGTTTAAAAAAGATCGAGGCCTAAGCGGTGCGTACGTACCACCTGTCGCGCATTGAGAGGCGAAGGTGTCCATCTACTTCGCAGGTGTCGTTGCAGAGGAGCGCATGGCGTGGGGCTCGGTGCCAAACCTTGCCGCTCTAACACCCTCTCGTCTTCTTTATATTGGCTACGGCGACGACCCAAGGCGAGCAGCTGAGACTAGCTATACGTTCCAGCATCAAGTTCACGTCTTgtccagggccggccctgacccaTGGCAGCCATGGGCGGCCGCCTAGGGCCCAGGCCAGTGAGGGGCCCAGGAACGGAAGATTTATTTACTATGGACTGGAAGAGAGGCTGCATTTTCAGTCAACCGCTTATATCTCCCGTTCGGCAGCCCTTCGTGCCGTCCCAGCCCACCCCTTTGAAAGTGCATGACTAAATCTCTCTCCTAATTCTCTCGTGTAATTTATGACTTATTCTCTTAATTGGGGTTATAATTTGATGTAAATTTATTTACCATTATAGGTGTTATAATAACAAAATAATTGTCCGGTGCtgcgaaaaagaaaagaagaaagctaGATAATTAGTTTATTGAATCACAAAGAGGTGCTTTAAATAAGTATTTTCCAGCTAAACGTAGTGTAATCGTAGATGAAGTCATTGTAATTTTGCATCTAGAAATGCATGAAgaagtttttttgtgaagcattgAAGCGTAATTGTCGATGAAGTCATTGCAATTTGATTTTATTTGAGTTAATTAAACTAGTAAAAAATATTTATTCTATTTTttaccattttattattttttctaTCATAAATATGAATACATATATTAGCCTTAAGGGGTCCTTTTGTGGAATTCGCCCAAGGGCCCCGAAAAACATAGGGCCGGCCCTGGTCTTGTCTTTGCCGGTGAGCCAGCTACGGCAGAACCGCAGATAGAGCGATCGCCATGAGCGACCAGGCACAGCCAGTCCGCCCCGGCGACGTGTACCCTCCCTATGCCGCCGGCCAGCAGGAGGCGCGCCGCCAGCGCGACGAGGTCCTCGCTCGTgatcggcagcagcagcagcagcaagatgACAGACTCCGGGTCACCGAGACCGACCAGCACGACGGGAAGCgcgtcgtcaccgccaccgccgccggccaggTAAAGACATGTCATGCACACATGGAACGTTCGAAGATCGTCTTTCATGGCGTTTCATCATGTCCACATGGAACGCATGCGCGTGATCTCCGTGAATCGCAGGTGATGGCGCAGTTCACGGTGCCGGCCGTCGGTAAGGCGACGGACGCGGTGACCATCGGCGAGGCGCTGCAGGCCGCGGCAAGTGACGCGCCCGTGGACCTGGTGGACGCGGCGGCGGTGCAGGCGGCCGAGACGCGCGCCACGGGGCTGGGCCGTGTCGTCCCGGGAGGCGTGGCAGCGGCGGCACAGAAGGCCGCCGAGACGAACATGAGGCTCGATGCCGGCGAGGAGAAGGTGCGGCTGAGGGACGTGGTGGGCAGCGCCACGGCGGTGCTGCCGGCGAACAAGGCGGTCACCCGGGAGGACGCCCGGAaggtggcggccgcggcggagaGGAACgcgaggggaggaggagggagtgATGTGGCTGATGCGGTGGCCGCGGCCGCCGAGATGAACCAGGGGAAGCTGATGAGgtagacttttttttttgcgaaacacagtacaatcaaagacgctcatacatacgcgcacacactcacccctatgaacccacacacgcacaccctacccctatgagcacctccaagagactgcgttgaagaactgatccggcaggTCTTGAGACGAGGTAGACTAGCTTAGCTAGTGTAACACGTACGTGACCTTTCCTTTTATCCGTGTCGTCGTTGTACGCTTTTTTTTGGAGAATGCTGTCGTCGTTGTATGCACTTTTTACCATGAACGTACACACTGTCGTCGTCGATGTAATCAGGTCTTTTCTTCGAGAGAGGGCCAGTTTGAGTGTCATGCATGTACGCGCTCTGGCGGCCGAGAGGCAGCCAAGATGGAAGTTATCCTATATACTAGATGTTGTATCTATGTTTGTTCGGAATGTGAACCATGATATTTTTTTCTTGTGGGAACGAAAATAAAAAACACAAGATACTTTTTCTATAAATACTCTCTCCTTaataaaagagtgtacttctatcttcccaatgcactttaaaataataaaaattatttattttataattatCATACGAAAATTAAACCCAATAATATTTGGTATATATTATCTTAATTTTGTGCGTACACTTAGTAACTTATTGGTGAAAGAATTAAAAAGAAAGATGCTAGTTTGCATCTTTACAATAAAATTTTCTCTTCTCTTgctaatttatcttgaaaatccTGCATATTCACTTATTTTTTGTGAACGGAGAAAATATAGAGTATAAACTAATGGAAGTTTAACCCCTAAGAAAGTGTTTTATGAGGCCTCCCATAATTTGATTGATTAATTTCTTCCTTCTTAGGGGAAGAGAAGAGGCACTAGTTTCGAAGATAAAAGAATTTCTTATTTCGATGGTAACATAATGTTGGATTTACTCCGTTTGATTGTCATTTTGTCCATCATGATTCTTTGGAGGGGACATCGGCAAGAATTGACCGTCAAAAACTTATTTGTAAAATTATATGGGAtaggatttggtgcacatgggcaccagtgctctctCCACTTTCAGATTTTTAATTTTTTCAAAATCTCATACGTATATTTCTTTAAGAATTATGGCATTAAACATGTAGATAGATATGTACAGGAAAAGTCTATGCAAAAAAGTCCCgataaaaaatactttaaattttaaaaaatacaaaataaacaaatttctgATAAAAAGACATACTattttaatactccctctgttccattctgtagtgcctattgttttttggcacggaaattagcgcaagagtattttgtacacaagacccctagctgaacgatttgagatcaacgtaaaatttgggaaatccatatcttcctaacttatcataacaattttgggagctggacgatttgggagctgaacgggaagggggtaattgaaaaaaagctaagctacaaccttatattctgaaacaaatgccaaaaatctataggcactatagaaaggaacggagggagtactattgtaCTACCATTTAGTGTTacaaatttatctttttttatatttcccaaaatacaacatatttttaatAGGACTTTTTAGCATGCATCCATATTAtacatatctatctacatatttaacatCATGATTTTTCGAGACACAAAAGTGTGAGAttctaaaattttcaaaaatctgaaatTGAAGGGAACACTGGTGTccatgtgtcaaagacacttttTGAAATATATGCATATTTATATCGCGCATAGAAAATCTAGTCATACTTGTTGATATGGTGTGCATGGCAGCCTAAGACTAGTCACattgggaagtatcatacactagtatcatgcacatgatactagtttatgatactacctccacaatgcatagtatcataagatagtatcatagtaccattatatttaatattttgtagaatctcaatgcaaattggtgtacatgatgtatttgccaTTAAATTTTCTAGATTTACGTGCTATGAGGTATTATATTATGAtatcactctcatctctcacctcattaattggtgcgtCATATCAGATTTTTGTCAAcatagcatgcatgatactacttatgatactttcATTGCGACCAGTCTAATGTTAAGTAGATTGCGTTGTTTCAGCGAGATGCGCCGCCCCCAACCATGGTGGGCCAGCCTGC from Lolium rigidum isolate FL_2022 chromosome 4, APGP_CSIRO_Lrig_0.1, whole genome shotgun sequence encodes the following:
- the LOC124647599 gene encoding late embryogenesis abundant protein D-34-like translates to MSDQAQPVRPGDVYPPYAAGQQEARRQRDEVLARDRQQQQQQDDRLRVTETDQHDGKRVVTATAAGQVMAQFTVPAVGKATDAVTIGEALQAAASDAPVDLVDAAAVQAAETRATGLGRVVPGGVAAAAQKAAETNMRLDAGEEKVRLRDVVGSATAVLPANKAVTREDARKVAAAAERNARGGGGSDVADAVAAAAEMNQGKLMR